TGATCAACAGATCGGGCTTGAGGTAGCGGGCCAGGACTTTCTCTTGGCCGGCGACCGCTTCGTCGAGCAGGAAGTCGCGGACGACGTCGAAGATCGAGCGGTAGGGCACGATCAGGCCCTGCTTGATCGCCAGATTGCCGATTGCTTGAGCAAAGAACGACTTGCCCGTGCCGGGCGGCCCGAGGAACAACACGTCGCGAGCCTCGCGGACGAAGCGACAAGTGGCCAAGTCGAAGAGTTGTTTGCGCGGGATCGACGGTTGAACGACCAGTCGAAGTTGTCGAGCGCTTTCAGATCGCGGAACTGGGCCGCCTTCACGCGGCGAGCGATCTGCCGCCCGTCGCGGACCAATAGTTCGTCCTGGAGGATCAGCTCCAGGAACTCGATATGACTCAGTTGATGGCCGGCCGCCTCTTGCAGCGGACGTCCAAGGTCTCGTTGAGCCGGACCCCGTACACGTGCTGATGGAGATCGGCGGTAGTCCAAGTGCGCGGCGGCAGGTCGACGTAGACCACGAACTGCGTCCCGTCGTACTGAGACGGGCGCACTCTCGGAAGTTGTTGTGCCATTGATGCGAACTCCGCCGCCGTGACCGAAAGTGACTCAATCGCTTGCAGTGCGGTAAGGCATTACCGCAATTCTGGGGTCGATGAAAACCAGAAAAGGTGACGGCCACCGATTCTAGGGCGGCAAGGTCCAAGTCAAAGATTCCAAAGCCGAAAGCCGGCCTCCGAATCCGTGCGCAAAGCGATCAGCAAAAGGCTGGTCGAATGTGGCGGCTGACGAGCCGATAACGCGGGCGAGTTCGCGCACCGTGAGATGACGGAGGGGGGATCGAGCAACGGTGGGTGATGAAAACCTTTCTGGGAGGCGAGGTTGTTAGATCGGAATTAGATTGCGCATTGTCAGAATTTGTTGCCCAGGCAGGTGTGATTTCCGGAGTGCCCCAGCCTTAGCTTCTCAACTTTGGGACGGAATCGAGGCGTTGCGTTGTTCGGCTACCGCCTTCGGCCTTTCCCCTCGCTCATCGCTCGGCGGCCTCAGTTGCTCCCGCGCCGGGGCTCCGGAGAGATTCTTCTTGTTTTCGATTCTAGGGGTTGGCTCGAGTACGGCGGCCTTCGGTCCAGAGGGAAGGACTACCGCCTTCGGACTTCATCCTCGCTATCGCTCGGCGTCCTCAGTTGCTCCCACTGGCTAATGGAGTGGCGCCGCTCCGCGGCTCCGGAACACTGCCCTCGTCATTTCGGGAGCGGGGGCTTTTCCTTTTCCGGTCGTTTCAAGATGTGCAGTCGCACCCTGGTTCCTGGCGGCGGGACGAACGACGTCGGACGAGGGAGATTGCCGTACACGAAGCAGCGGGTGAACCGCAGGCCGTCGAGCTTGTAGATGCCGTGGACTCCCCCTTGGTACCTGGCTTTCACGCCGGCGTCCTCGCCGACGTAGACCACGTCGAACTGCTTGGGACTCGTTCTTTGGTTGAGCGTAATCCGCAGGTCCGTCGTCCCCAGCATGCCGTTTCGGCCGATCGTCATCACGCCGTTGGTGATCGTCCAGGTGTCCGGCGCAGTCGCCAGGTCTACCGCCACGCCCCCCTCTTGGACCGATTCCATCCGCCACTGGCCTTCAATCTGGGTCTGATCGTCGGCGATTCCGACACCGGGCTGTGGGGGAAGGAGTGTGCACGCCA
This DNA window, taken from Planctomycetia bacterium, encodes the following:
- a CDS encoding ATP-binding protein produces the protein MQEAAGHQLSHIEFLELILQDELLVRDGRQIARRVKAAQFRDLKALDNFDWSFNRRSRANNSSTWPLVASSARLATCCSSGRPARASRSLLKQSAIWRSSRA
- a CDS encoding TIGR03067 domain-containing protein, whose product is MIWLCLACTLLPPQPGVGIADDQTQIEGQWRMESVQEGGVAVDLATAPDTWTITNGVMTIGRNGMLGTTDLRITLNQRTSPKQFDVVYVGEDAGVKARYQGGVHGIYKLDGLRFTRCFVYGNLPRPTSFVPPPGTRVRLHILKRPEKEKPPLPK